Proteins from a genomic interval of Arvicola amphibius chromosome 14, mArvAmp1.2, whole genome shotgun sequence:
- the LOC119801192 gene encoding methanethiol oxidase, with product MATKCGKCGPGYPTPGEAMKGPREEIVYLPCIYRNTGIEAPDYLATVDVDPKSPHYSQVIHRLPMPYLKDELHHSGWNTCSSCFGDNTKSRTKLMLPSLISSRVYVVDVGSDPRAPKLHKVIEPSEIHSKCNVGNLHTSHCLASGEVMISTLGDPQGNAKGGFVLLDGETFEVKGTWEKPGGAAPMGYDFWYQPRHNVMISSEWAAPNVFKDGFNPAHVEAGLYGSHLHVWDWQRREVIQTLKMKDGLIPLEVRFLHDPDATQGFVGCTLSSNIQRFYKNEGGTWSVEKVIQVPSKKVKGWLLPEMPGLITDILLSLDDRFLYFSNWLHGDIRQYDISNPQKPRLAGQIFLGAALSRRPCGGAGGPRVKESAEPLVVKSDLLFPRENEVPGGPSDDPAQLGWEASVRHPIVTVQRLGQAVLPRPHQVRRQCPSVTSPPGLQKDRVASEDNLRTPPVPYQTDGPCGPCPSQEPIILTKSWGGGAGHIVTSHPFLLFQGSFRDAAN from the exons ATGG CCACAAAATGCGGAAAGTGTGGCCCAGGCTACCCTACCCCTGGTGAGGCCATGAAAG GACCCCGGGAGGAGATTGTCTACCTGCCCTGTATTTACCGAAACACTGGCATCGAGGCCCCAGATTATTTGGCCACTGTGGATGTTGACCCAAAGTCTCCCCATTACAGTCAG GTCATCCACAGGCTGCCCATGCCCTACCTGAAGGATGAGCTGCACCACTCGGGATGGAACACTTGCAGTAGCTGCTTTGGGGACAACACCAAGTCCCGCACCAAGCTCATGCTACCCAGTCTCATCTCCTCCCGAGTCTACGTGGTGGACGTGGGTTCTGACCCTCGTGCCCCGAAGTTGCACAAG GTCATTGAACCCAGTGAAATCCACTCCAAGTGCAACGTGGGCAATCTGCACACCAGCCACTGCCTGGCCAGCGGAGAGGTGATGATCAGCACCTTGGGGGACCCCCAGGGTAATGCTAAAG GGGGTTTTGTGCTGCTTGATGGGGAGACCTTCGAGGTGAAAGGCACGTGGGAGAAGCCTGGAGGGGCTGCTCCTATGGGTTATGACTTCTGGTACCAACCACGACACAATGTCATGATCAGCTCTGAGTGGGCCGCTCCCAACGTCTTCAAAGATGGTTTCAACCCTGCTCACGTGGAGGCCG GGTTGTATGGGAGCCACTTACATGTGTGGGACTGGCAGCGTCGTGAGGTTATCCAGACCCTAAAAATGAAGGATGGGCTCATCCCCCTGGAGGTCCGCTTCCTGCATGACCCAGATGCCACCCAGGGCTTTGTAGGTTGCACCCTCAGCTCCAACATCCAGCGGTTCTACAAGAATGAG GGAGGCACCTGGTCAGTGGAGAAGGTGATCCAGGTGCCCTCCAAGAAAGTGAAGGGCTGGCTGCTGCCCGAAATGCCAG GTTTGATCACTGACATCCTGCTGTCCCTGGATGACCGCTTCCTCTACTTCAGCAACTGGCTGCATGGGGACATTCGCCAGTATGACATCTCTAACCCACAGAAACCACGCCTTGCTGGGCAG ATCTTCCTTGGGGCAGCATTGTCAAGGAGGCCCTGTGGAGGTGCTGGAGGACCAAGAGTTAAAGAGTCAGCGGAGCCCCTAGTGGTTAAG TCTGACCTCTTGTTTCCCAGGGAAAACGAGGTCCCTGGAGGCCCCTCAGATGATCCAGCTCAGCTTGGATGGGAAGCGTCTGTACGTCACCCCATCGTCACTGTACAGCGCCTGGGACAAGCAGTTTTACCCCGACCTCATCAGGTGAGGCGGCAGTGTCCAAGCGTCACCTCTCCACCAGGCCTCCAGAAGGATCGCGTGGCCTCTGAAGACAACCTCAGAACTCCACCTGTGCCCTACCAGACAGATGGCCCATGTGGGCCCTGCCCCTCCCAGGAACCCATTATCCTCACCAaatcttggggtgggggtgctggtCACATTGTCACCTctcaccctttcctcctcttccagggAAGCTTCCGTGATGCTGCAAATTGA